In Melospiza georgiana isolate bMelGeo1 chromosome 15, bMelGeo1.pri, whole genome shotgun sequence, one genomic interval encodes:
- the BNIP1 gene encoding vesicle transport protein SEC20, which translates to MAAAAAAVPLRVCHQEIVKFDLEIKAAVQDIRDCPGPLSALTELNAAVKEKFRHLRGRIQELEQMAKEQDKESEKQALLREVENHKKQMLSNQAAWRKANLACKIAIDNSEKDQLLQGRDVLRQRKTTKESLAESASNITESLMGISRMMSQQVQQSEETVQTLANSSRTILEANEEFKSMSGTIQLGRKLITKYNRRELTDKLLIFLALALFLATVLYILKKRLFPFL; encoded by the exons atggcggcggcggccgcggcggtGCCGCTGCGGGTCTGCCACCAGGAAATCGTCAAGTTCGACCTGGAGATCAAGGCGGCCGTGCAG GACATCCGGGACTGCCCGGGGCCGCTCAGCGCCCTCACGGAGCTCAATGCCGCCGTCAAGGAGAAGTTCCGACACCTCCGCGGCCGCATCCAG gagctggagcagatggCCAAGGAGCAGGACAAGGAGTCGGAGAAACAAGCCTTGCTGCGGGAGGTGGAGAACCACAAGAAGCAAATGCTCAG CAACCAGGCAGCCTGGAGAAAGGCAAATCTGGCCTGCAAAATTGCTATTGACAACTCTGAGAAAgatcagctgctgcagggaagagATGTCTTGAGACAAAG gaAGACCACAAAGGAAAGTCTGGCAGAGAGTGCAAGCAACATCACAGAGAGCCTGATGGGCATCAGCAGGATGATGTCCCAGCAGGTGCAGCAGAGCGAGGAGACTGTGCAGACCTTAG CCAATTCTTCCCGAACCATCCTGGAGGCAAATGAGGAATTCAAGTCCATGTCTGGCACCATCCAGCTGGGGAGGAAGCTGATCACCAAGTACAACCGCCGGGAGCTGACGGACAAGCTGCTCATCTTCCTGGCCCTCGCCCTCTTCCTGGCCACTGTGCTCTACATCCTCAAAAAGAGACTCTTCCCGTTTCTGTAA